The Bacillota bacterium genome includes a region encoding these proteins:
- a CDS encoding SGNH/GDSL hydrolase family protein: MSVQFRWQDCKMNALGDSLTKGDISGKGLQGIPWTGHMKDLTGLYECRNYGINGNKLALEKGMAERYVEMDNDADVISVFGGMNDFCKGVPLGTVSDNDVSTFFGAINVMINGLYKKFPRAEIFFITPPKCKSSFYGWESFTPNTSGHILKDYRDAILTAADIYSIPVLDLYSCSGMSCYLDDGTFRPDGLHFSNAGHERLAHKIAAFMNTL; this comes from the coding sequence ATGTCAGTTCAATTCAGATGGCAGGACTGTAAAATGAACGCACTGGGCGATAGTCTCACAAAGGGCGACATATCGGGAAAAGGTCTTCAAGGCATTCCGTGGACAGGCCATATGAAAGACTTAACGGGGCTTTACGAATGCAGAAATTACGGAATAAACGGAAACAAACTTGCTTTGGAAAAAGGAATGGCTGAGAGATATGTAGAGATGGACAATGACGCTGATGTAATCAGCGTTTTTGGAGGAATGAACGACTTCTGCAAAGGCGTTCCACTTGGCACTGTCAGCGACAATGATGTTTCCACCTTTTTCGGCGCAATAAACGTTATGATTAATGGGCTATACAAAAAATTCCCCCGAGCCGAAATATTTTTTATCACGCCGCCAAAATGCAAAAGCTCGTTTTACGGATGGGAGTCTTTCACTCCGAACACTTCCGGCCACATATTAAAAGATTACAGAGATGCTATTTTAACAGCCGCCGATATTTATAGTATACCTGTTCTTGACCTTTACAGCTGTTCCGGCATGAGCTGTTATCTTGACGATGGCACATTCCGCCCCGACGGTCTTCATTTCAGCAATGCAGGTCACGAGCGGTTGGCGCATAAAATAGCAGCGTTTATGAATACGCTGTAA